Proteins from one Escherichia coli genomic window:
- the mfd gene encoding transcription-repair coupling factor encodes MPEQYRYTLPVKAGEQRLLGELTGAACATLVAEIAERHAGPVVLIAPDMQNALRLHDEISQFTDQMVMNLADWETLPYDSFSPHQDIISSRLSTLYQLPTMQRGVLIVPVNTLMQRVCPHSFLHGHALVMKKGQRLSRDALRTQLDSAGYRHVDQVMEHGEYATRGALLDLFPMGSDLPYRLDFFDDEIDSLRVFDVDSQRTLEEVEAINLLPAHEFPTDKAAIELFRSQWRDTFEVKRDPEHIYQQVSKGTLPAGIEYWQPLFFSEPLPPLFSYFPANTLLVNTGDLENSAERFQADTLARFENRGVDPMRPLLPPQSLWLRVDEFFSELKNWPRVQLKTEHLPTKAANTNLSFQKLPDLAVQAQQKAPLDALRKFLESFDGPVVFSVESEGRREALGELLARIKIAPQRIMRLDEASDRGRYLMIGAAEHGFIDTVRNLALICESDLLGERVARRRQDSRRAINPDTLIRNLAELHIGQPVVHLEHGVGRYAGMTTLEAGGITGEYLMLTYANDAKLYVPVSSLHLISRYAGGAEENAPLHKLGGDAWSRARQKAAEKVRDVAAELLDIYAQRAAKEGFAFKHDREQYQLFCDSFPFETTPDQAQAINAVLSDMCQPLAMDRLVCGDVGFGKTEVAMRAAFLAVDNHKQVAVLVPTTLLAQQHYDNFRDRFANWPVRIEMISRFRSAKEQTQILAEVAEGKIDILIGTHKLLQNDVKFKDLGLLIVDEEHRFGVRHKERIKAMRANVDILTLTATPIPRTLNMAMSGMRDLSIIATPPARRLAVKTFVREYDSLVVREAILREILRGGQVYYLYNDVENIQKAAERLAELVPEARIAIGHGQMRERELERVMNDFHHQRFNVLVCTTIIETGIDIPTANTIIIERADHFGLAQLHQLRGRVGRSHHQAYAWLLTPHPKAMTTDAQKRLEAIASLEDLGAGFALATHDLEIRGAGELLGEEQSGSMETIGFSLYMELLENAVDALKAGREPSLEDLTSQQTEVELRMPSLLPDDFIPDVNTRLSFYKRIASAKTENELEEIKVELIDRFGLLPDPARTLLDIARLRQQAQKLGIRKLEGNEKGGVIEFAEKNHVNPAWLIGLLQKQPQHYRLDGPTRLKFIQDLSERKTRIEWIRQFMRELEENAIA; translated from the coding sequence ATGCCTGAACAATATCGTTATACGCTGCCCGTCAAAGCGGGTGAGCAGCGTCTGCTGGGCGAGTTAACTGGCGCTGCCTGCGCGACGCTGGTAGCGGAAATTGCCGAACGTCACGCCGGTCCGGTGGTACTTATTGCACCAGATATGCAAAATGCCCTGCGTTTGCATGATGAAATCAGCCAGTTTACCGATCAGATGGTGATGAATCTGGCGGACTGGGAAACCCTCCCTTACGACAGTTTTTCGCCTCATCAGGACATTATCTCTTCGCGCCTTTCCACCCTTTACCAGCTACCGACGATGCAGCGTGGCGTACTGATTGTTCCGGTAAATACCCTTATGCAGCGTGTTTGCCCGCACAGTTTTCTCCACGGTCATGCGCTGGTGATGAAAAAAGGTCAGCGGTTATCTCGCGATGCCTTGCGTACGCAACTGGACAGCGCCGGTTATCGCCATGTTGATCAGGTGATGGAACACGGCGAATACGCCACGCGCGGCGCGTTGCTGGATCTTTTCCCGATGGGCAGCGACTTGCCTTATCGTCTTGATTTTTTTGATGATGAAATCGATAGCCTGCGCGTATTTGACGTTGACAGCCAGCGTACGCTGGAAGAAGTAGAAGCGATCAATCTGCTGCCCGCGCACGAATTTCCGACAGATAAAGCGGCAATTGAACTGTTCCGCAGTCAGTGGCGTGATACTTTCGAAGTGAAGCGCGATCCGGAACATATTTATCAGCAAGTGAGTAAAGGCACATTGCCTGCCGGGATCGAGTACTGGCAGCCGCTATTCTTCAGCGAACCGCTGCCGCCACTGTTCAGTTATTTCCCTGCCAATACGCTGTTGGTGAATACTGGCGATCTGGAAAACAGTGCCGAACGTTTCCAGGCTGACACGCTGGCGCGTTTTGAAAATCGCGGCGTCGATCCGATGCGTCCACTGTTGCCACCACAATCGCTCTGGCTGCGGGTAGACGAGTTCTTTTCAGAGCTGAAAAACTGGCCGCGCGTACAGCTAAAAACCGAACATTTACCGACAAAAGCAGCGAATACCAATTTAAGTTTTCAGAAGCTGCCAGATCTGGCCGTTCAGGCACAACAAAAAGCACCGCTGGATGCACTGCGTAAGTTCCTCGAGTCTTTCGACGGTCCGGTAGTGTTCTCGGTGGAAAGTGAAGGCCGCCGTGAAGCGCTGGGTGAATTGCTCGCGCGAATTAAAATTGCTCCGCAACGCATTATGCGTCTTGATGAAGCTAGCGACCGCGGGCGTTATCTGATGATTGGCGCTGCCGAACATGGCTTTATCGATACGGTACGTAATCTGGCGCTGATTTGCGAAAGCGATCTGCTCGGTGAACGCGTTGCCCGTCGTCGTCAGGATTCTCGCCGCGCCATCAACCCCGATACACTGATCCGTAACCTTGCGGAGCTGCATATTGGTCAGCCGGTGGTCCATCTGGAGCACGGCGTCGGGCGCTATGCCGGAATGACCACGCTGGAAGCCGGCGGCATTACCGGCGAGTATTTGATGCTCACCTATGCCAACGACGCCAAATTGTATGTTCCGGTGTCGTCGCTGCATCTGATTAGCCGTTACGCTGGTGGCGCGGAAGAAAACGCCCCGCTGCATAAACTTGGCGGCGATGCGTGGTCACGCGCGCGGCAGAAAGCGGCGGAAAAAGTGCGTGATGTGGCGGCGGAATTGCTGGATATCTACGCACAACGCGCCGCCAAAGAGGGCTTCGCGTTTAAACACGATCGTGAGCAGTATCAGTTGTTCTGCGACAGCTTCCCGTTTGAAACCACACCGGATCAGGCGCAGGCCATTAATGCGGTGCTTAGCGACATGTGTCAGCCGTTGGCAATGGATCGTCTGGTGTGCGGCGATGTTGGCTTTGGTAAAACTGAAGTCGCGATGCGCGCCGCTTTCCTGGCGGTAGATAACCACAAGCAGGTGGCGGTGCTGGTGCCTACCACCCTTCTCGCGCAGCAGCATTACGACAACTTCCGCGACCGTTTCGCCAACTGGCCGGTACGCATCGAAATGATCTCCCGTTTCCGCAGCGCCAAAGAGCAGACGCAAATCCTTGCGGAAGTGGCGGAAGGGAAAATCGATATTCTGATCGGTACGCACAAACTGCTGCAAAATGACGTCAAGTTTAAAGATTTAGGTCTGCTGATTGTCGATGAAGAACACCGCTTCGGGGTGCGTCATAAAGAGCGCATTAAAGCGATGCGGGCGAACGTGGATATTCTGACACTTACCGCAACGCCGATCCCACGTACGCTGAATATGGCAATGAGCGGAATGCGCGATCTGTCGATTATCGCTACGCCGCCTGCCCGTCGTCTGGCAGTTAAAACCTTTGTCCGTGAGTATGACAGTCTGGTGGTCCGGGAGGCGATCCTGCGTGAAATTTTGCGCGGGGGACAGGTTTATTATCTCTACAATGATGTGGAAAACATCCAGAAAGCCGCCGAACGACTGGCAGAACTGGTGCCAGAGGCGCGGATCGCCATCGGCCACGGGCAGATGCGTGAGCGCGAACTGGAACGGGTGATGAATGATTTCCATCATCAACGTTTCAACGTGCTGGTTTGTACCACCATTATCGAAACCGGGATCGATATCCCGACTGCCAACACCATTATCATCGAGCGGGCGGATCACTTCGGTCTGGCGCAGCTGCATCAGTTGCGCGGTCGAGTCGGACGTTCGCATCATCAGGCATATGCATGGCTGCTGACGCCGCATCCAAAAGCGATGACTACCGATGCGCAAAAACGTCTTGAAGCGATTGCCTCGCTGGAAGATCTCGGTGCAGGTTTTGCGCTGGCAACGCACGATCTGGAGATTCGCGGCGCGGGTGAACTGCTTGGCGAAGAACAAAGCGGCTCAATGGAAACTATCGGTTTCTCGCTGTATATGGAGTTGCTGGAAAACGCCGTCGATGCGCTGAAAGCCGGACGCGAGCCGTCGCTGGAAGATCTCACTAGCCAGCAAACAGAAGTCGAGCTGCGGATGCCGTCGCTATTACCAGATGATTTCATTCCTGACGTGAATACGCGTTTGTCGTTCTATAAACGTATTGCCAGCGCCAAAACGGAAAACGAACTGGAAGAGATCAAAGTCGAGCTTATCGATCGCTTCGGCCTGCTGCCGGATCCGGCGCGTACCCTGCTGGATATTGCCCGTCTGCGCCAGCAAGCGCAGAAACTGGGGATCAGGAAGCTGGAAGGTAATGAGAAAGGTGGGGTGATCGAATTTGCCGAGAAGAATCACGTTAATCCGGCCTGGTTGATTGGTTTGCTGCAAAAACAGCCACAGCATTACCGCCTTGATGGCCCGACGCGCCTGAAGTTTATTCAGGATTTGAGCGAGCGGAAAACGCGTATCGAATGGATTCGCCAGTTTATGCGTGAACTGGAAGAGAACGCGATCGCTTAA
- the comR gene encoding TetR family copper-responsive transcriptional repressor ComR, whose translation MATDSTQCVKKSRGRPKVFDRDAALDKAMKLFWQHGYEATSLADLVEATGAKAPTLYAEFTNKEGLFRAVLDRYIDRFAAKHEAQLFCEEKSVESALADYFAAIANCFTSKDTPAGCFMINNCTTLSPDSGDIANTLKSRHAMQERTLQQFLCQRQARGEIPTHCDVTHLAEFLNCIIQGMSISAREGASLEKLMQIARTTLRLWPELVK comes from the coding sequence ATGGCAACTGACTCAACACAATGTGTAAAAAAAAGCCGTGGCCGCCCAAAAGTGTTCGACAGGGATGCCGCGCTTGATAAGGCCATGAAATTGTTCTGGCAGCACGGTTATGAAGCGACTTCTCTTGCGGACCTCGTCGAAGCGACCGGAGCCAAAGCGCCCACGCTATACGCGGAATTTACCAACAAAGAGGGGTTATTCCGCGCCGTACTCGACCGCTATATCGATCGTTTTGCCGCTAAGCATGAAGCACAGCTGTTTTGTGAAGAGAAAAGCGTGGAGTCTGCGCTGGCTGACTATTTTGCTGCCATCGCCAACTGCTTTACCAGCAAAGACACCCCGGCTGGCTGCTTTATGATCAACAACTGCACCACCCTCTCCCCGGATTCCGGAGATATCGCCAATACGCTGAAATCACGCCATGCGATGCAAGAGCGCACTTTGCAGCAGTTTTTATGTCAACGACAAGCGCGCGGGGAAATCCCGACCCACTGTGATGTGACGCATCTGGCTGAATTCCTTAATTGTATTATTCAGGGGATGTCGATCAGCGCACGCGAAGGTGCATCGCTGGAAAAACTGATGCAGATTGCCCGAACGACTTTGCGTTTGTGGCCCGAACTGGTGAAATAA
- the bhsA gene encoding multiple stress resistance protein BhsA — protein MKNVKTLIAAAILSSMSFASFAAVEVQSTPEGQQKVGTISANAGTNLGSLEEQLAQKADEMGAKSFRITSVTGPNTLHGTAVIYK, from the coding sequence ATGAAAAACGTAAAAACCCTCATCGCTGCGGCGATTTTAAGCTCAATGTCATTTGCCAGCTTTGCGGCTGTCGAAGTTCAGTCAACGCCAGAAGGCCAACAAAAAGTCGGTACTATCAGTGCTAACGCGGGGACAAATCTGGGATCGCTGGAAGAGCAGCTGGCGCAAAAAGCGGATGAGATGGGCGCAAAATCTTTCCGTATTACTTCTGTAACCGGTCCGAATACCCTCCATGGAACAGCAGTAATTTATAAATAA
- the ldtC gene encoding L,D-transpeptidase LdtC, with protein MMIKTRFSRWLTFFTFAAAVALALPVKANTWPLPPAGSRLVGENKFHVVENDGGSLEAIAKKYNVGFLALLQANPGVDPYVPRAGSVLTIPLQTLLPDAPREGIVINIAELRLYYYPPGKNSVTVYPIGIGQLGGDTLTPTMVTTVSDKRANPTWTPTANIRARYKAQGIELPAVVPAGPDNPMGHHAIRLAAYGGVYLLHGTNADFGIGMRVSSGCIRLRDDDIKTLFSQVTPGTKVNIINTPIKVSAEPNGARLVEVHQPLSEKIDDDPQLLPITLNSAMQSFKDAAQTDAEVMQHVMDVRSGMPVDVRRHQVSPQTL; from the coding sequence GTGATGATCAAAACGCGTTTTTCTCGCTGGCTAACGTTTTTTACGTTCGCCGCTGCCGTGGCGCTGGCGCTACCGGTAAAAGCCAACACCTGGCCGCTGCCGCCAGCGGGCAGTCGTCTGGTTGGCGAAAACAAATTTCATGTGGTGGAAAATGACGGTGGTTCTCTGGAAGCCATCGCCAAAAAATATAATGTCGGCTTTCTCGCTCTGTTACAGGCTAACCCCGGCGTTGATCCTTACGTGCCGCGCGCGGGTAGCGTGTTAACGATCCCGTTGCAAACCCTACTTCCAGATGCGCCGCGCGAAGGCATTGTGATCAATATTGCGGAACTGCGTCTCTATTACTACCCGCCGGGTAAAAATTCGGTAACCGTGTATCCCATCGGCATTGGTCAGTTGGGTGGTGACACGCTGACACCGACAATGGTGACCACCGTTTCTGACAAGCGTGCAAACCCAACCTGGACGCCAACGGCAAACATTCGCGCGCGGTATAAGGCACAGGGAATTGAGTTGCCTGCGGTAGTTCCGGCTGGACCGGATAACCCAATGGGCCATCATGCGATTCGTCTGGCGGCCTATGGCGGTGTTTATTTGCTTCACGGTACGAACGCCGATTTCGGCATTGGCATGCGGGTAAGTTCTGGCTGTATTCGTCTGCGGGATGACGATATCAAAACACTCTTTAGCCAGGTCACCCCAGGTACCAAAGTGAATATCATCAACACCCCGATTAAAGTCTCTGCCGAACCAAACGGTGCGCGTCTGGTTGAAGTACATCAACCGCTGTCAGAGAAGATTGATGACGATCCACAACTGTTGCCAATTACGCTGAACAGCGCAATGCAATCATTTAAAGATGCAGCGCAAACTGACGCTGAAGTGATGCAGCATGTGATGGATGTCCGTTCCGGGATGCCGGTGGATGTCCGCCGTCATCAAGTGAGCCCACAAACTTTGTAA